One region of Triticum aestivum cultivar Chinese Spring chromosome 6B, IWGSC CS RefSeq v2.1, whole genome shotgun sequence genomic DNA includes:
- the LOC123135230 gene encoding uncharacterized protein isoform X2 — MDVVSSIISSLLGKLVEIIKHGSSDEHASRQESMGLKPELLEISGSTWFREDWKISGPRKYVLLLATLVITVTYQAGLNSPGGYWPDTESEHSRCQGSNKLKYVLFLCTNATPNITRIISRESVSSSTETPNTRRQGSNKLKDVPWKGSRTLFSCTAVVAFWYTWQNLLEAQVGNRTIITVTVIICLVCTIVIMFKAQADRNLASASRDSELLSVASYKETIEPENTSCSDSMAAFIAVAKIPATWLVGSASTHHATGNRALLSGFKSVDGHNIHTGDGVRMPVCGRGCVITDAVVLPDVLFVPGLKKNIVSVSQLTQLGCSIVFKRDACYISGATDGTTIGKALVGENGMFKLEFLKVPLVN; from the exons ATGGACGTTGTGAGTTCAATAATCTCCTCCTTGCTGGGGAAACTCGTGGAGATTATTAAACATGGATCATCAGATGAACATGCGAGCCGCCAGGAATCGATGGG TCTGAAACCTGAGCTACTTGAAATATCTGGATCCACTTGGTTTAGAGAGGATTGGAAAATATCTGGTCCCCGAAAATATGTGCTGCTACTGGCAACTTTGGTAATAACCGTAACCTACCAAGCTGGTCTGAATTCCCCAGGGGGATATTGGCCGGACACTGAATCGGAACACAGCAG GTGCCAAGGAAGCAACAAGCTCAAATATGTACTTTTCTTATGCACAAATGCAACGCCAAATATCACGAGAATCATATCACGAGAATCTGTATCTTCTTCTACTGAAACGCCAAATACCAG GAGACAAGGAAGTAACAAGCTGAAAGATGTACCGTGGAAGGGGAGTCGGACACTTTTCTCATGCACGGCTGTAGTAGCATTTTGGTATACCTGGCAAAATCTGCTTGAAGCCCAAGTGGGGAATCGGACAATTATCACAGTCACGGTTATAATATGTCTTGTGTGTACCATTGTGATTATGTTTAAAGCCCAAGCGGATCGCAACCTTGCAAGCGCCTCGAGAGACTCTGAATTGCTTTCCGTGGCAAGTTATAAGGAGACAATTGAACCGGAAAATACCAG TTGTTCCGATTCCATGGCTGCCTTTATTGCCGTAGCTAAAATCCCAGCTACTTGGCTTGTCGGGTCTGCCTCTACACACCATGCCACAGGAAACCGTGCTCTCCTCTCTGGCTTCAAAAGTGTAGATGGTCACAACATCCATACGGGTGATGGCGTGCGCATGCCGGTCTGTGGACGTGGCTGCGTGATTACGGATGCCGTGGTTCTTCCCGACGTGTTGTTCGTGCCGGGGCTGAAAAAGAACATTGTCTCGGTAAGCCAGCTCACTCAGCTTGGCTGCAGCATTGTATTCAAGCGTGATGCCTGCTACATCTCGGGTGCCACTGATGGTACTACTATTGGCAAAGCGCTCGTCGGAGAAAATGGGATGTTCAAGCTGGAATTCCTCAAAGTCCCGCTTGTCAACTAG
- the LOC123135230 gene encoding uncharacterized protein isoform X1: MDVVSSIISSLLGKLVEIIKHGSSDEHASRQESMGHSLKPELLEISGSTWFREDWKISGPRKYVLLLATLVITVTYQAGLNSPGGYWPDTESEHSRCQGSNKLKYVLFLCTNATPNITRIISRESVSSSTETPNTRRQGSNKLKDVPWKGSRTLFSCTAVVAFWYTWQNLLEAQVGNRTIITVTVIICLVCTIVIMFKAQADRNLASASRDSELLSVASYKETIEPENTSCSDSMAAFIAVAKIPATWLVGSASTHHATGNRALLSGFKSVDGHNIHTGDGVRMPVCGRGCVITDAVVLPDVLFVPGLKKNIVSVSQLTQLGCSIVFKRDACYISGATDGTTIGKALVGENGMFKLEFLKVPLVN; the protein is encoded by the exons ATGGACGTTGTGAGTTCAATAATCTCCTCCTTGCTGGGGAAACTCGTGGAGATTATTAAACATGGATCATCAGATGAACATGCGAGCCGCCAGGAATCGATGGG GCACAGTCTGAAACCTGAGCTACTTGAAATATCTGGATCCACTTGGTTTAGAGAGGATTGGAAAATATCTGGTCCCCGAAAATATGTGCTGCTACTGGCAACTTTGGTAATAACCGTAACCTACCAAGCTGGTCTGAATTCCCCAGGGGGATATTGGCCGGACACTGAATCGGAACACAGCAG GTGCCAAGGAAGCAACAAGCTCAAATATGTACTTTTCTTATGCACAAATGCAACGCCAAATATCACGAGAATCATATCACGAGAATCTGTATCTTCTTCTACTGAAACGCCAAATACCAG GAGACAAGGAAGTAACAAGCTGAAAGATGTACCGTGGAAGGGGAGTCGGACACTTTTCTCATGCACGGCTGTAGTAGCATTTTGGTATACCTGGCAAAATCTGCTTGAAGCCCAAGTGGGGAATCGGACAATTATCACAGTCACGGTTATAATATGTCTTGTGTGTACCATTGTGATTATGTTTAAAGCCCAAGCGGATCGCAACCTTGCAAGCGCCTCGAGAGACTCTGAATTGCTTTCCGTGGCAAGTTATAAGGAGACAATTGAACCGGAAAATACCAG TTGTTCCGATTCCATGGCTGCCTTTATTGCCGTAGCTAAAATCCCAGCTACTTGGCTTGTCGGGTCTGCCTCTACACACCATGCCACAGGAAACCGTGCTCTCCTCTCTGGCTTCAAAAGTGTAGATGGTCACAACATCCATACGGGTGATGGCGTGCGCATGCCGGTCTGTGGACGTGGCTGCGTGATTACGGATGCCGTGGTTCTTCCCGACGTGTTGTTCGTGCCGGGGCTGAAAAAGAACATTGTCTCGGTAAGCCAGCTCACTCAGCTTGGCTGCAGCATTGTATTCAAGCGTGATGCCTGCTACATCTCGGGTGCCACTGATGGTACTACTATTGGCAAAGCGCTCGTCGGAGAAAATGGGATGTTCAAGCTGGAATTCCTCAAAGTCCCGCTTGTCAACTAG